The following coding sequences are from one Epinephelus moara isolate mb chromosome 7, YSFRI_EMoa_1.0, whole genome shotgun sequence window:
- the creb1b gene encoding cyclic AMP-responsive element-binding protein 1b — protein MKMESVEVQQGVEAAVTEAETHQIAQAQIATLAQVTMTTGHASATGPTVTLVQLPNGQTVQVHGVIQAAQPSVIQSPQVQAVQISTIAESEDSQESVDSVTDSQKRREILSRRPSYRKILNDLSSDAPAVPRIEEEKAEEDSSAAAAAATPSITTVTVPTPIYQTSSGQYIAITQGGAIQLANNGTDGVQGLQTLTMTNAAATAQPGATILQYAQTSDGQQILVPSNQVVVQAASGDVQAYQIRAAPASTIAPGVVMASSPALPTQGATEEVTRKREVRLMKNREAARECRRKKKEYVKCLENRVAVLENQNKTLIEELKALKDLYCHKSE, from the exons ATGAAGATGGAGTCAGTGGAGGTTCAGCAGGGAGTGGAGGCTGCTGTGACTGAGGCGGAGACCCATCAGATCGCCCAGGCACAGATCGCTACTCTGGCACAG GTAACCATGACAACAGGCCACGCCTCAGCAACAGGTCCCACAGTAACACTCGTACAGCTTCCCAACGGACAGACGGTTCAGGTCCACGGTGTGATCCAGGCTGCACAGCCATCTGTTATCCAGTCCCCACAGGTCCAGGCTGTACAG ATCTCCACCATAGCAGAGAGTGAGGATTCACAGGAGTCAGTAGACAGTGTGACTGACTCCCAGAAGCGCAGAGAGATTCTGTCACGACGCCCCTCATACAG GAAAATCCTGAATGATCTCTCGTCCGACGCACCTGCTGTCCCTCGTATCGAGGAGGAAAAGGCTGAGGAGGATTCATCTGCCgctgctgcagctgccacaCCTTCGATCACCACAGTGACTGTGCCCACGCCCATCTACCAGACCAGCAGTGGCCAATACA TTGCAATCACACAGGGTGGGGCCATTCAGCTGGCTAACAATGGTACAGATGGAGTCCAGGGCCTTCAGACTCTCACCATGACAAATGCAGCAGCCACCGCCCAGCCCGGAGCCACCATACTCCAGTACGCACAGACCAGTGACGGCCAGCAGATACTGGTTCCCAGTAACCAGGTGGTGGTGCAAG CCGCCTCCGGTGACGTCCAGGCTTATCAGATCCGAGCAGCCCCCGCCAGCACCATCGCCCCAGGGGTGGTCATGGCCTCATCCCCTGCCCTCCCCACCCAGGGCGCTACTGAGGAGGTCACCCGCAAACGGGAAGTCCGCCTCATGAAGAACAG AGAGGCAGCTCGCGAATGTCgcaggaagaagaaggagtATGTTAAGTGTCTGGAGAACCGAGTCGCCGTCCTGGAGAACCAAAACAAGACACTAATCGAAGAACTGAAAGCCCTTAAAGACCTTTACTGCCATAAGTCTGAGTAG